The DNA window ttttcCTAACCGCTAACataattgttcattcaattcatcatAACTCTCCAAGACATTCATGCCTATGGCCGAGTAGCTATGAAGATTCACAATGGATGAAACAGCTTCGGATTCCTCTGATTCTAAAACTaccatcttatacaataatacatttaatactaaAAACCATTCAACATTTCCTTCGAAACGTGCAGCGTGTTCTcttattatctcaaaaacacgAGCTTTCGAGTtttgaagcacattttcaatgtcaggtGCTACGTTTTCGAAGGAAATGCGATGGCGAATTGCTCGCGAACTCACGCCTCCAACCCTGTGTTCTCTGCTATGCTCCATCTCTGCTACTAGCGGGttactgaaaacaaacaaagaatatattactatggcacagaattagatataaaaataagtaaacattaatctaaaaatcagttgtgattCAACAAGCTGCAAGTACAGTGCAAAAAATGTTATCACAGGATCAGATTTTCATGCACGAACGATTGAGGTTAGTAACATTTGATAATCGTTGGAAATTAGAATCGAGTCTGTTGTCACCTCAAAATATGGCTAAACAGGGTTTTAAATTTGTGCGAGCACCTGACGTTgttcaatgtgtgttttgttcagtatatttagaaaattggttgGCAACAGACGATCCTAGTAAGGAACATGAACGATGTAGTCCAAATTGTGGATGGCgcaaagaagataatatttcatgtgaaaattaatGAGGAGATTACATTGCTCTCACATTCGAAATATTGTTATTCGAGATATGTGGAAGTGAGAATTCGAGTGCATtgtgagaatttgatattttttctctgaatACAGCTTGCTGTACGTGTAAGAATGCGTTTGTATGTCAAGGATGTGACAAGCGGGAAAATGCACTATCTCTCACTCATcctaaaacagagagagaggaACGAATGAGTATAAAAGCGGTGGTCATTGGATTTGCCAGCTTCATTTGACCACTAGTCACGTTTTCGCACATATCCTCGCTATCATCATGGAGTCCACACGTGAGCAGTACATCCTTCCGGATACACCTCCTCAACAAGAGCCATCATTCCCATCTTACTGGGCAGCACAAGCTGCGCGGAAGAAGAAGATTCCTTCTACCAGTGCTGCTCCCCCTGCTGCTGTCGCTGCTGCATCCGACCCCGAGGAGTCGCCCCTGAAGAGATGTGGAGTCTTCGTGGAGAGAGGGATGAGCAGCGATGAGTTCATTATACCAGACACACCACCATCTCATCTGGGATGGGCACCGAAGCGTGTGCCACTAACAACAATTACCACCAACAGGCAGCAGGGGAAGAGAAAGCTACAATTtctggaggaggatgaggaggaaaccAACTTTGTACCCTCAAAGGTTAGTTAtctcaaatattattaatatgtaatgtgaacagataattTTAAATCTTTATATGTTGTCATCCAAAAGCTTGctagtatctgataaatttcttactgagaaaaactaatttccaatgttcacattacatgtactcacattggagttattgatgaatctgatttgaaagacaatttcttgataacgAATATAGGAACTTAATTCAactttagagttcagttaagatgtatATTCGACTACATGAATATGATGATTTCattgatatattcatttgaattgagcataaattgttttatgaaatcaagaaatataattatttgaagtgattaggttgAATGCATGCTAATAAATACTTTAGtgagaaaaaaactaatttccaatagatgtcTTTGTATCACATGCATGCacaatgtgatattaaatgattagagttcagttaagatgtgtatattataatgaatactttttgaaattgaactgatcaaGCTTAGTAGTAGTTcagtcaaaaattgaataagatgaatattttgatttcattattatgatgcttacatattatttgctataatattgaagtgatgtgttaagaaaattactgatttagttgatagttatattgtgatattaaatgattagagttcagttaagatgtgtatattataatgattactttttgaaattgaactgatcaaCCTTACTAGTTGATTAGAGTTcagtcaaaaaattgaataagatgaatattttgatttcattattatgatgcttacatattatttgcattttttgctataatattgaagtgatgtgttaagaaaattactgatttagttgatagttatattgtgatattaaatgattagagttcagttaagatgtgtattataatgattactttttgaaattgaatgatcACCTTACTAGTTGATTAGAgttcagaaaaaaatgaataagatgaatattttgatttcattattatgatgcttacatattatttgcattttttgctataatattgagtgatgtgttaagaaaattactgattcagttgatagttatttgttgcaatgAAGAGTTTGCTATTAATTTGATTACTATTGGATTctgcaagaaatattatttcaataactgatattactcactttgtgtagagaatgtcttgtcaatctgatgatatcaagttgagattatgacaataatctgttgatcacaagtagttgataatctgtaacaaattataataaagttacTAATCATAGATTTTCATTCAACAGAAACGTATGTCTGAGAACACCTCCATGGCTCCTCTACTAGAGGAGGCAGCCGCgcgggatgatgatgaggactTCATCACACTCATCAATAAGCCATCACCAAAACCGTGGATGCCTCTCCGCGAGCTGGCGGAGGATGTTCCACATACTATCATCTCCGTGCAGGAGGAAACGAACCATCATGGCAGacgaattattttgaaaattaatatcgcttctacaaagaaaatctctgaggtatacctgcctcagagattttcttcaataatttcacctTGTAAAGTTGTTAAATTTAATTCTAAgtgtaaaaatttaggaataGTAGTGAAGCATATAACCGCTACATGGAGCGACATTAAGATTGTTAAAATGTAACAATCTTATTCTCATAGCATGTAGCGGTTATATGCTTCACAAgtagtatataatgtaaatattgtagtgtttgataataaattgtaatatgtttttaaaaaaattgttcttaattCTCACCTGTcaaagaagatgtagaatagtacactgttcacgcaagaatagatcctcttgtaactgaacactCAATGACTGTAGAATAGTTCATGCAAGAATAGTAATGCTTTTGTATAGTCATTGagtgttcagttacaagagaAGCTATTTTATAGTTGCTGCTGCGCGCCATGCGCATGCACCACATGCAGTCTTGACCTTGTTGCGAGATTCTCCTCCATCTGTTTGCGCTATacactcactatagatattgcaatctatttttatcagtatgcTTACAACACTTGAATGGAGATGTTGTGCAATGAAGATAATTGTATGGagagttttatttgttcttctctttataatatgttgtgtgaatatgctattacttttccatattgctttgaaaaaatatgattcaatgcaaaatgatagtaagagaatattggaatctatacaaaatgtacgaaataagattagggatttggaaacacctcaattgatgcaggaatcactgctagtaagaaatcatacattatcttatatcaaatcatgtgtcaattcatcagatgcttctctcgatgttagtctaagacattggtatagatttatgattgatgaatgctcaattctttgcaatttctacaaaacttacaacatacttaacaagtgtgttaataagacacatcatgatgatagaaaattgtattccctattgattaaaacataccAACTTTGTAGTAATATAAAAGCACATAGTGAGACAATTTCTTGTCTCTCGATTGAGGtaagtgtttgattaattaacctcagtcgatgttcaactattgagttgaaaggtaatgaaaaatggtatgtagaagaaagttatcttctaggaaaagaggtaaaggaatcttgagttcggctagcaaaattgtcaaaggtatagcgggtactgcgggggacattacatcaactattataaataaattaataaacgtATCACCATTGAATCCCATTTCCCCGGGTACCAGTGGTGTGGGCCtggcaccaaggttaatgaaaggtaaAGAGGGgggatcaaggtataaattcattagatagagcctgtaaggtacatgatatagcatacactcaaaatagtgataataagtcgcgagcgattgcagacagagctcttgcaaacacagcatgggaaatattcaagaatccaaAATCATCTCTAAGTGAAAGAgcacttagttatcttgtaacaaacgtgatgaaagctaaagcagcgtttggtgtggattgagaaagaagaagaagaagagcacaagtgttgggaaaactcatagcagctcgataaggaaaaaagctattgctcagttgaaacagcatATTGCAGGTAGAGGTTACTATTTGAAACCATACCCTCCAATCTCGAGTGGTGGTCGTATTTTGATTGGGCCCAaccccacatcctcctcctcctcaccatatGGTGTAAGTTTATTCCCAAAGAAAAAAGGAGTCAAAAAACGTAGAAAgacaaagaaggtgaaaaaatgaatatcgatGGTGAATTGTCCAATCACAATCTAATAAAatggtgtaaattattacaaattcccctacaaggtgtatacatgatagatacattacctaataaaattctaaaaaatgagaattgtattgttaatttagacactcaatccggacatggcacacactgggttggttataagaaacaaggatcaaatgtttactattttgatccaattggtaatctacaaccaccttatgaattgaatgaatattggaaaaaagaaacaggtgtgaatattttttacaatgttgagcacatgcaaccattacatacaaatatatgtggacaccttatgctcttgttttttgcgaaccagttgtaatccagtatttgtaccgaaaacatataagatggttgttattacattacgatctagatcaagtgatctctatgaacatttgcaAGAGAAtctcgatttggataaaaataaagaatggggaattggattgattaattcctgtacttacaatagcattgcaaatgttataaaaggtaaaaattctaccttcaaatatggtgataaattaattgatcttgatacggtgcatatgaagttgatgacattatattagctTAAAGAGTAAATGAATAGTGACgaaaagaaacttaatataagagctaacacaaatactatgaagctcgaaattcattctgataagcctattgactttacatcatctacttcaataggaaaaatgcttggttttgataatgctatattacaaccgaataaatggtattattctcagcatttagttagcataacaaatattaactctattgtagttgagtgcaatAGCGTGTGGGAGTTACTCCGAtggcaaacagaaacatattatatacgagTTCTCCTAGAGTACCTAGCgggtatttgataaatgaaacgcctaatccgataatctatatgcctttaaacacacatagaattcaaagcattaatgtaaaggtaaccaatcaagaaggatcgtttattgatctccgaggagatataattacaattagacttcacattcgtgaaaaacaaagaacttgaaatgggatTCCTAGTTTTCAAACCTCGCACTAGCATTTGCTCACAGAAGCTCATTAGAGACTCGAACGTGAtagagtcaacacctaaaaaaGCTGTGCTATATCAgcgaaaagcgcgagaatattggaaaagttgggatttatagtagattggcgtcatgtacgGCGCAGCAATTAGTGGAATTCTCGATGGTtgaatctcaactcgagttctataatgatattactaaatttcagttccatactcatacagtatattTGGGTCAAGAAATTAACCCTCAGATGAAGCTCGCATCCATGTGGCTTCTATGGATCAGTACAGCcttccatgcaaatcatttatatttattgagggggagTGAAGTGTACAAAACCAGCTGCAAAGGCTGGGGATGCTCCGATAGaagctaagtatatattatccagtaacctcattggaaatctctttgatgaaattcgatatgaattggctgggcaacaaatttctaaatcaagactaattggattaacatcaacaattaaagctatactagtgaaaaatatgtttgataagaacacatatcacttggccgggtttgacagagcaggatatacactgaaagataataagtttacattctgtgtacctcttaaattagtttcaccattttttgaagactttcaaagaataattttaaacttgaaacaagaacttgtattattaagatcgccaacagatctcaattgcatcgagtctacagaagcaacaaacgttaatataaaaataacgaagcttcaatggagaattccctatattactttagaagatcatgtgaggttgaaatttttgagattgctcaATGCTGATACACAGCTGAAGCTGAGCTTTCGTCATTGggagatttcagaattaccaaatttacaaaatagcactgttcattcttgggcagtaaaaaccgcatcccatctcgacacaccaaagtatgttgttttagcgtttcaaacagatcctaagaataaaattaataaatcaatctcagaatttgatagttgtaatcttcaAAATGNNNNNNNNNNNNNNNNNNNNNNNNNNNNNNNNNNNNNNNNNNNNNNNNNNNNNNNNNNNNNNNNNNNNNNNNNNNNNNNNNNNNNNNNNNNNNNNNNNNNATCATAGCGGACTtgctcttcttaatcttattctctatatcaatgattcatactgaaagtcgatgaagccaacatcaactgccaaatccacccatcttgacctCACAGCATGACGTCTGCACGTAAAGAgataatagaaaactttttGAGTTTGTTATGTGAGTGTTTGTTGTTTGTAACTTACATTTtttgaacaatgcattgttgttagcttggctgtgacgtcaagatgggtggatttggttgtagatgttggcttcagaggctagacttcccacgtgtctattctataactggtctaaggctaCAGTACCAGGTTTCGTTGGTAGCCCTGTCTTATCACTGTTTCCGCTACCAAAGTCTGCTAGCACAGAGGAAAGAACACTACGTGCTTACACGTACATAGGCCTACTTATGCCGTGCTGCTAGTAAAATAGGCGACTCAGTCGAATCGTCGGTTGTTATATTGTGAGGTTCTGGAGTTGAATAATACCGTATTGAAGGCTTCCTTACTACTGTTCAATCgattatatgtgtatatatactCAATCAGACTAAACCAGCTTCATACATTATTCGAACTTACTCATACCTTCACAACTAGAGTAGCTTGgtttattcaataaatcaacataaaatgagaaacattatacagcattcatttttgataaatctttACATTTTTGAAGTATATACTTTATATTCATTAAATATGGTATACGATGATCAAAAATTTGTACAATAAcaacttcatttttcaaacttttgtcGATAGTTATAgttattttacatttatttatttttaacttacaactaatacatttattccttaAACCTCTACAAGTATTACTACTACTATTACAATCATTTTATCATTCAAAGCTAAAGTATTTGatagttttattctctcctcaattaaCGAGCTCATCATGATTTCTGtaaaaaagttgaattcatgGTTTATACAACATTGCTGACTCTCCACACATTTTCATAGTCTCAAACGTGAATCTTATCTTATCAGTGTTTCATCTgttctatcatcaatgaaataacgCATTTGAATATTTAACCAGCCTAACGAATTACAGTAGCAAAATTCAGGGATCTCATTTAATTCACATTCCCCTTGGGGGCTTAGGCTCCGCCCCCTAATTAAAATACTGCTCTGTGATTGGAGCACAGTAGCCGCAATAACCTACTACTTgtatcaaaacaagactgatcagctttcttgaaaaaaataatcttctattgccaaaccaatatggttttagatctagtcgcagtacaaatgatgctatccactatgtgaccactcagattgtcgataaaataaacattgaagaaaaaccattagcagtattcttagatttaaagaaggcttttgatatggtgtcacatgacattcttctttcaaggcttgataactattgaataagaggagtcgcatggaatcttttcaagagctacctatcaaaccaaacacaatgtgtcagagtcaatggatgtataagcaacaagctgactgtaaagtttggagtgccacaaggaacagtactaggaccaattctttttcttctctacatAAATCCATCATGCAACATGGTAATAAATGGATCAATCACCACCTTAGCAGATGATACTGTTATACTGTTCTCTGAACCAACCTGGGAGATGACCTGGAGAGAAGCCGAGACTGGACTTCAGAGGGTGTCTCGCTGGTTGGCTGAAAATCTGCTAACATTGAACCATGAGGAAACCTTCTTTCTGACCTTTCCGAGGAAGAGACTTTGATATAATCATTAGAAATGTGGATGAGAAAGGAAAAGTTGTTTCAGAAGTCGAGAAGAAAAGTAATGCTGCTGAAATTGATAGTTGCTTGGTAAGGAAAAATGCTATATCTGTATGCAAAGATTTAGAAATAGTTAGAAAAGGTGATAACATaacagaaattaataataagaatgcagtggaaggagaaggaagtgACTAGTCATTGGGTAATTGATGATAAAGGAAAACTTGTTCAAGATGTGAAGGAAAAATGCTCTCTTGCAAAAAAGTAAAGTTGACCACACTTCTAACAATAGAAAGGATACAAATCCAATTGGTTATTGAAACAATTGACTGTGCGAGAGTACAACAATTGTTCAAATGTCACGTTGACAGAATCTCGTGCTGAGGCACTGAACGTGACATGAGTAAAAAAAAGTGCAAAGTTGCAAAAAGTATTGAAAAGCAACCTAAAGTGGAAAGAAAAATTTTCCCCATGATTAGCTTCGAAAGATAGAGCCAAAACCCACTACTCTATTTTTCGACCAAGGTACATCAAAAATGTTTTCGAGTGATAACGCTGAAAGCCTACTCAATGCAAAAAACTTCAGACACCGAATTCCGCCAAACAAACTGAAGCAGTTGAAGTGCATAACCTGTAATCACAACACGAACTCAAGCTAAAAAACCAgcaacaaatcaaattcaagCAACAAAAGTCATTGAAGCAACCAAGTCGACCAACCAAGTTCAAGTCCTACCAACTACAAGTTCGAGTTCAGCATCAATCCACTATACAAATGCAAGCTAAAAATCCAGCAGCAAATGATTCAAGCAGCAAAAGTCATTGAAACTACTAAGTCGACCAACCAAGTTCAAGTCCTACCAACTACAAGTTCGAGTGCAGCATCTAAATTCACTATACAAATGAAAACTAAAAATCCAGCAacaaatgaaattcaatcaaCAAAAGTCATGAACCTCCTAAGTCGACCCAAGTTCAAGTCCTACCAACTACAAGTTCGGGTCAGCATCTAAATTCACTATACAATTCAAACCAGAAATCCAgcaacaaataaaattcaagcAACAAAAGTCATTGAAACTACTAATTTGATGAACAAGATCAATGCTACCAAAAGTCATTCAAATACCCAGATTTTTAATTCCAAATGCAGCAAATAGTTCCCCCATCCAAGTTCAAGCCTACCAAAAGTCATTCAAATACCTAGAATTTTAAACCCAAACGCAGCAACCAAACAAAGTTTCGGTCCACAATATTTGCAATTGTCTCCATTAACAGATGGTCAAGAGAAAAAGTTCTCCATACAGCATCTGATACcgtatgatgatgatgatacgcCTCAGTTGGCTGGTGAGAAATCGGTCAGACTAATGAAGCAGAACCCTTCAGACAAACCAATGACTAACGTGGTACAAATTAATGGCAAAAAGTTTCTATAAACACTGCCCAGTACTTCATCACTGTCTGCCACAGAAATACAGAGTATGTTGAGTAAGGGGAATAATGAAGTCCTGATATTGATGGGAAGACTGACAAGATGGTATCTTTGCAAAATAATCAAAGTGTGTGAGGTTGACTAAAACACTTGGACTGCAGGCAACTCAATCGCCCACAAACAGCATTCAACCTCCATCATCTTCTCTTAATTTACCAAGTGATGTGTCCAAGTTAACAACGACTGTAACACTGAAGGAAGCTCCATCAATATCAATCTCGAATCTTGCTGAAAAGTCAGTGAGTCAACCAACTTCTGTACAGAAACTAACACCACCGGAAAAAGTTTCACCATTCAAAGTAGTTGTTGTCTCAAATCATGCAGAAAAAACATCAGAATCAACCAAAAGCTTTGAAAAACCACCGAAAGTGTCTAAAGGCTACCAAACTAACTTACCAAAAGTAACGATTAAAACAATTCCAAAAAAAGTTTCAGTCACTGATTATGCTGAAAATATGTTGGATATACAAAGCCTCGAAAAACAACCGGAATTGCCTCAAGGCAACCAAACCAAGGTACCGAAAGTATCGACTGAGACTCTGAAAGAAGTTTCACCACTGGAAGCTTCCATCACGACTCATCCTGAAAATACAACAGAACCAATAAGAAgtcagctttactccaaggagatactatgcatattacacaagaacccgacaacatttcaaactagaaaccacaaccacaacaccagatacaggaatcttctcatcaccagtgttgcaaggaaggcactataccagagacatttcaatcatttagcaccaaaattatataatctacttcctgcaaactttaaacagattaatcttcctagaaagttcaaagcaatagtacacaattggttgatgagcaaaggaagacagaacatagaaaacattatttcaaataacaactaaccacctaatgacttactaaataCTAACTATTGATAATAcacacaaaaaactaacaaaacctactctagaacatggtatgccatagtggagtaggtcaatttccacacagaaaaactaaacaagtagagaacacattataagaatcttttgtaactaactatgtatgtaatattgtaattatctgatatttttgtaattgatgttgtagttttagttttttgggaaataaacatttattattattattattttattattattattattattattaattgatatagaaataaataacTACCAATCATCATTACTAAAAGATAACCTGAAAGAGAACATA is part of the Nilaparvata lugens isolate BPH chromosome Y, ASM1435652v1, whole genome shotgun sequence genome and encodes:
- the LOC120355160 gene encoding uncharacterized protein LOC120355160; this encodes MESTREQYILPDTPPQQEPSFPSYWAAQAARKKKIPSTSAAPPAAVAAASDPEESPLKRCGVFVERGMSSDEFIIPDTPPSHLGWAPKRVPLTTITTNRQQGKRKLQFLEEDEEETNFVPSKKRMSENTSMAPLLEEAAARDDDEDFITLINKPSPKPWMPLRELAEDVPHTIISVQEETNHHGRRIILKINIASTKKISEVYLPQRFSSIISPCKVVKFNSKCKNLGIVVKHITATWSDIKIVKM